Proteins encoded within one genomic window of Ottowia sp. SB7-C50:
- the can gene encoding carbonate dehydratase: MPFSSLQHLIDNNRAWAERVERDQPGFFQQLSAQQSPKYLWIGCSDSRVPANQVIGLAPGEVFVHRNVANVVVHSDLNALSVIQFAVDVLKVEHIMVVGHYGCGGVLAALHDKRVGLADNWLRHVHDVKMRHRGRLMHLCGTAQEDTLCEMNVIEQVGNVAQSNVVQDAWKRGQPLAVHGWCYGLKDGLVKNLGVTMKNPDEVVEVFRTAIKRYPRSPDAKPGSSDLPL; this comes from the coding sequence ATGCCTTTTTCATCGCTCCAACACCTCATCGACAACAACCGCGCCTGGGCCGAGCGGGTTGAGCGCGACCAGCCGGGTTTCTTTCAGCAGCTGTCGGCGCAGCAGTCGCCCAAATACCTGTGGATCGGCTGTTCGGACAGCCGCGTGCCGGCCAACCAGGTGATCGGCCTGGCGCCGGGCGAGGTGTTCGTGCACCGCAACGTGGCCAACGTGGTGGTGCACTCTGACCTGAACGCGCTGTCCGTGATCCAGTTCGCCGTCGATGTGCTGAAAGTGGAGCACATCATGGTGGTGGGCCATTACGGCTGCGGCGGTGTGCTGGCCGCGCTGCACGACAAGCGCGTGGGCCTGGCCGACAACTGGTTGCGCCACGTGCACGACGTGAAGATGCGTCACCGCGGCCGCCTGATGCACCTGTGCGGCACCGCGCAGGAAGACACGCTGTGCGAGATGAACGTGATTGAGCAGGTCGGCAACGTGGCGCAGTCCAACGTGGTGCAGGACGCCTGGAAGCGCGGCCAGCCGCTGGCCGTGCACGGCTGGTGCTACGGGTTGAAGGATGGCTTGGTGAAGAACCTGGGCGTGACCATGAAGAACCCCGACGAGGTGGTGGAGGTGTTCCGCACCGCCATCAAGCGCTACCCCCGCTCGCCCGATGCCAAGCCGGGTTCGAGCGACCTGCCTCTGTAG
- a CDS encoding acyl-CoA dehydrogenase family protein produces MLLTQDQEMIRDAVRAFAQEQLWPHAAEWDRQHTFPKAAHKGLAELGAYGICVPEQYGGAGLDYVTLALVLEEIAAGDGGTSTAISVTNCPYNAILMRYGNEAQKQQWLVPAARGDILGAFALTEPHVGSDASAIRTTATREGDAYVLNGTKQFITSGKNGQAAVVIAVTDKAAGKKGLSAFMVGTDNPGWKVASVEKKLGQHSNDTAQILLENCRIPAENRIGEEGEGYKIALSALEGGRIGIASQSVGMARSALDVAIAYAKEREAFGTAIFNHQAVAFRLAECATKLEAARQLIWHAASLRDAGRPCLKEAAMAKLFASEVAEAVCSVAIQTLGGYGVTEDFPVERIYRDVRVCQIYEGTSDVQKIIITRAL; encoded by the coding sequence ATGCTGCTGACCCAAGACCAGGAAATGATCCGCGACGCCGTGCGCGCCTTCGCGCAGGAGCAACTGTGGCCGCACGCAGCCGAGTGGGACCGGCAGCACACCTTCCCGAAGGCAGCGCACAAGGGCCTGGCCGAGCTGGGCGCGTACGGCATCTGCGTGCCCGAACAGTACGGTGGCGCCGGGCTCGACTACGTCACTCTGGCGCTGGTGCTGGAAGAAATCGCCGCCGGCGACGGCGGCACCAGCACGGCGATTTCCGTCACCAACTGTCCGTACAACGCGATCCTGATGCGCTACGGCAACGAGGCGCAAAAGCAGCAGTGGCTGGTGCCCGCCGCGCGCGGCGACATCCTGGGCGCCTTCGCGCTGACCGAGCCGCACGTGGGCAGCGATGCCTCGGCCATCCGCACCACCGCCACGCGCGAGGGCGATGCCTACGTGCTGAACGGCACCAAGCAGTTCATCACCAGTGGCAAGAATGGGCAGGCGGCGGTGGTCATCGCCGTTACCGACAAGGCCGCGGGAAAGAAGGGTTTGAGCGCCTTCATGGTCGGCACCGACAACCCCGGCTGGAAGGTCGCCAGCGTGGAGAAAAAACTCGGCCAACACTCCAACGACACGGCGCAGATCCTGCTGGAGAACTGCCGCATCCCGGCTGAAAACCGCATCGGCGAAGAAGGCGAGGGCTACAAGATTGCGCTCTCCGCGCTGGAAGGCGGCCGCATCGGCATCGCTTCGCAAAGCGTGGGCATGGCACGCAGCGCGCTGGACGTGGCGATTGCCTATGCCAAGGAGCGTGAAGCCTTCGGCACCGCCATCTTCAATCACCAGGCCGTGGCTTTCCGTCTGGCCGAATGCGCTACAAAACTGGAAGCGGCGCGGCAACTGATCTGGCACGCCGCCAGCCTGCGCGACGCCGGCCGGCCGTGTCTGAAGGAAGCCGCCATGGCCAAGCTGTTTGCCAGCGAAGTGGCGGAAGCCGTGTGCTCGGTCGCCATCCAGACGCTGGGCGGCTACGGCGTGACGGAGGACTTTCCCGTCGAGCGCATCTACCGCGACGTGCGCGTGTGCCAGATCTACGAGGGCACCAGCGACGTGCAGAAGATCATCATCACGCGGGCGCTGTGA
- a CDS encoding MerR family DNA-binding transcriptional regulator, protein MATTYSISDLAREFDLTPRAMRFYEDMGLLEPARSGPGGRQRVYSSRDRTRLKLTLRAKRLGLSLHEAKALIDMYDSPRDTGPQLRKFLEVLSQHRAQLEAQLAELQATLSEISEHEKEARTLLARVNRPAAKKSKSN, encoded by the coding sequence ATGGCCACCACCTATTCCATCAGCGACCTGGCGCGCGAATTCGACCTGACGCCGCGCGCCATGCGCTTCTATGAAGACATGGGCCTGCTGGAGCCGGCGCGCTCCGGCCCGGGCGGTCGCCAGCGCGTGTACAGCAGCCGCGACCGCACGCGCCTGAAGCTGACCCTGCGCGCCAAGCGACTGGGCCTGTCGCTGCACGAGGCCAAGGCGCTGATCGATATGTACGACAGCCCGCGCGACACCGGTCCGCAGCTGCGCAAGTTCCTGGAAGTGCTGAGCCAGCACCGCGCCCAGCTGGAGGCGCAACTGGCCGAGCTGCAGGCCACGCTGAGCGAGATCAGCGAGCATGAGAAGGAAGCGCGCACCTTGCTGGCGCGCGTCAACCGCCCGGCGGCCAAAAAGTCAAAGTCCAATTGA
- a CDS encoding glutamate carboxypeptidase, protein MKPVFPVLLGGALALLLGGCAQTGGAAASAPAAATATARAPDAALLSAATAEQPAVVKTLERLVNIETGTGNAEGMTAMADLLERELRALGATVSRHQPDAGVVGPNIVGRIAGKGAAKLLLMAHMDTVYVKGTLAKAPFRVEGNRAYGPGIADDKSGIAVILHSLKLLKDRGFADWGEVVVMFNTDEERGSFGSRALIQQLAAQADAVLSFEPTLAGKEALPLGTAGIVYYKVAVKGAAAHAGANPELGTNALVEASDIVLRTMDLDDKSRDLRFNWTVAKAGAVPNIIPDQASLEANIRYARPEDLDKLLATLEQRIQGRKKLEKSQITITPDRGRPAFNATAGGRRMADQAVAIYREAGAPLAVIDRIGGGTDAAYAALSGKPVIESLGLPGFGYHSDQAEYVLIDAIPRRLYLTARLITGLAQEK, encoded by the coding sequence ATGAAACCCGTTTTCCCTGTCTTGCTGGGCGGCGCGTTGGCGCTGCTGCTGGGCGGTTGCGCGCAGACCGGCGGCGCAGCGGCGTCCGCGCCGGCTGCCGCGACGGCCACCGCCCGCGCGCCCGATGCGGCGCTGCTGTCGGCCGCCACGGCCGAACAGCCGGCGGTCGTCAAGACGCTGGAGCGCCTGGTCAACATCGAGACCGGCACCGGCAACGCCGAAGGCATGACCGCCATGGCCGATCTGCTGGAGCGTGAACTGCGCGCGCTGGGCGCCACCGTCTCGCGCCACCAGCCCGATGCGGGCGTGGTCGGCCCCAACATCGTGGGCCGCATCGCCGGCAAGGGCGCGGCCAAGTTGCTGCTGATGGCGCACATGGACACCGTGTACGTCAAGGGCACGCTGGCCAAGGCGCCGTTCCGCGTCGAGGGCAACCGCGCCTACGGCCCCGGCATCGCCGACGACAAGAGCGGCATCGCCGTCATCCTGCATTCGCTCAAGCTGCTGAAGGACCGCGGCTTCGCCGACTGGGGCGAGGTGGTGGTGATGTTCAACACCGACGAAGAGCGCGGCTCGTTCGGTTCGCGCGCGCTCATTCAGCAGCTGGCGGCGCAGGCCGACGCGGTGCTGTCGTTCGAGCCCACGCTGGCGGGCAAGGAGGCGCTGCCGCTGGGCACCGCCGGCATCGTGTACTACAAGGTGGCGGTCAAGGGCGCGGCGGCCCATGCGGGCGCCAACCCCGAGCTGGGCACCAACGCGTTGGTCGAGGCGTCCGACATCGTGCTGCGCACCATGGACCTGGACGACAAGTCGCGCGACCTGCGCTTCAACTGGACGGTGGCCAAGGCCGGCGCCGTGCCCAACATCATTCCCGATCAGGCCAGCCTGGAAGCCAATATCCGCTACGCGCGCCCCGAGGATCTTGACAAGTTGCTGGCCACGCTGGAGCAGCGCATCCAGGGCCGCAAGAAGCTTGAAAAGTCGCAGATCACCATCACGCCAGACCGCGGGCGGCCCGCCTTCAACGCCACGGCGGGTGGTCGGCGCATGGCCGATCAGGCGGTGGCGATTTATCGTGAAGCCGGTGCGCCACTGGCCGTCATCGACCGCATCGGGGGTGGCACCGACGCCGCCTACGCGGCGCTGTCGGGCAAGCCTGTCATCGAGTCGCTGGGCCTGCCGGGCTTTGGCTATCACAGCGACCAGGCCGAGTACGTGCTGATCGACGCCATCCCGCGCCGGCTGTATCTGACCGCGCGCCTCATTACGGGCCTTGCCCAGGAAAAGTGA
- a CDS encoding PaaI family thioesterase, translating into MNKPADPQALHARVADSFARQGMMQHLGAQLRRVEPGLVEIWLPYSDKVTQQQDGFHGGAMGAVADIAGGYAGLTLAPEGMEVVTAEYKINFLGSYQGGALRAIGRVVKPGKRLIVTTAEVTHVDDDGKEGPCALMQQTLVPVPKTY; encoded by the coding sequence ATGAACAAGCCCGCCGACCCCCAGGCCCTGCACGCGCGCGTAGCCGACAGCTTTGCCCGCCAGGGGATGATGCAGCACTTGGGCGCGCAATTGCGCCGCGTCGAGCCCGGGTTGGTCGAGATCTGGCTGCCCTATTCCGACAAGGTGACGCAGCAGCAGGACGGTTTTCACGGCGGCGCCATGGGCGCGGTGGCCGACATCGCGGGCGGCTATGCGGGGCTGACGCTCGCGCCCGAGGGCATGGAAGTGGTCACCGCCGAATACAAGATCAACTTTCTGGGCAGCTACCAGGGCGGCGCGCTCCGTGCCATTGGCCGCGTGGTCAAGCCCGGCAAGCGCCTGATCGTCACCACCGCCGAGGTCACGCACGTGGACGATGATGGCAAGGAAGGGCCGTGCGCGCTGATGCAGCAGACCCTGGTGCCGGTACCCAAAACGTATTGA
- the aceK gene encoding bifunctional isocitrate dehydrogenase kinase/phosphatase, with protein sequence MLPQPLDSPLAREIAQAMIDGFNRHYRLFRTESARAKHRFETCDWHGQQRAQRERIEFYDLRVRECQRRLEREFKAGEQPMETWQQVKLHYIGMLVAHKQPELAETFFNSVSTRILHRSYFHNDFIFVRPAISTEYLETDDPRAKTTYLAFYPRPGKLEDTVRAVLESFDLHCAFEDIARDARRVAAAMLAEWGADKPRPNFQVQVLSSLFYRNKGAYLVGKVINGFRELPFALPLLHRTPGTVYVDAALFGEEDMLILFSFSRAYFMVDMEIPSAYVQFLRSLMPRKPRAEIYNALGLAKQGKNLFYRDFLWHLRHSTDKFRIAPGIKGMVMLVFDLPSFPYVFKVIKDWYQAPKDTTREQIRGKYQLVKQHDRVGRMADTMEFSLIAFPRDRFEDELIAEIEKFAPSQLEISDRDGDGQIEVIISHAYIERRMIPLNLYLQEAFDAGPDDAAASAQLEHAVIEYGNAIKDLVAANIFPGDMLWKNFGVTRHGKVVFYDYDEIEYLTDCNFRRVPPPRNEEDEMSGEIWYHVAKGDVFPETFGPFLLGNSRVREAFMRHHADLLEPEFWQQNKARIKSGEVIDFFPYGVHRRFEVNGGIRGASELADPAAAFGETPAHQPDTSSPATVAEPSE encoded by the coding sequence ATGCTGCCGCAGCCCCTCGATTCACCGCTGGCGCGCGAGATCGCGCAAGCCATGATCGACGGGTTCAACCGCCATTACCGGCTGTTCCGCACCGAAAGCGCGCGCGCCAAGCACCGCTTTGAAACCTGCGACTGGCACGGCCAGCAGCGCGCCCAGCGTGAGCGCATCGAGTTCTACGACCTGCGCGTGCGCGAATGCCAGAGGCGCCTGGAGCGCGAGTTCAAGGCCGGCGAACAGCCGATGGAAACATGGCAGCAGGTCAAGCTGCACTACATCGGCATGCTGGTGGCGCACAAGCAGCCCGAATTGGCCGAGACCTTCTTCAACTCGGTCAGCACGCGCATCCTGCACCGCAGCTATTTTCACAACGATTTCATCTTCGTTCGCCCGGCCATCAGCACGGAGTACCTGGAGACCGACGACCCCAGGGCCAAGACCACGTACCTGGCGTTCTATCCGCGCCCCGGCAAGCTCGAAGACACCGTGCGCGCCGTGCTGGAGTCGTTCGACCTGCATTGCGCCTTCGAAGACATCGCGCGCGATGCGCGCCGCGTGGCCGCGGCCATGTTGGCCGAATGGGGTGCCGACAAGCCGCGCCCCAACTTTCAGGTGCAGGTGCTGTCCAGCCTGTTCTACCGCAACAAGGGTGCGTATCTGGTCGGCAAAGTCATCAACGGCTTCCGCGAACTGCCCTTCGCCCTGCCGCTGCTGCACCGCACGCCCGGTACGGTGTATGTCGACGCGGCGCTGTTCGGCGAAGAAGACATGCTGATTTTGTTCAGCTTCTCGCGCGCCTACTTCATGGTCGACATGGAAATTCCGTCGGCCTATGTGCAGTTTCTGCGCAGCCTCATGCCGCGCAAGCCGCGCGCCGAAATTTACAACGCGCTGGGCCTGGCAAAGCAGGGCAAGAACCTGTTCTACCGCGACTTTCTCTGGCACCTGCGACACAGCACCGACAAGTTCCGCATCGCGCCCGGCATCAAGGGCATGGTGATGCTGGTGTTTGACCTGCCGAGCTTTCCCTACGTGTTCAAGGTCATCAAGGACTGGTACCAGGCGCCCAAGGACACCACGCGCGAGCAGATTCGCGGCAAGTACCAGCTCGTCAAACAGCACGACCGCGTGGGCCGCATGGCGGACACGATGGAGTTCTCGCTCATCGCCTTTCCGCGCGACCGCTTCGAGGACGAGCTGATCGCCGAGATTGAGAAGTTCGCGCCCAGCCAGCTCGAGATTTCAGACCGCGACGGTGATGGCCAGATCGAGGTCATCATCAGCCACGCCTACATCGAGCGGCGCATGATCCCGCTCAACCTGTATTTGCAGGAAGCCTTTGACGCCGGCCCCGACGACGCCGCAGCCAGCGCGCAACTGGAGCACGCCGTCATCGAATACGGCAACGCCATCAAGGACCTGGTGGCCGCCAACATTTTCCCCGGCGACATGCTGTGGAAGAACTTCGGCGTCACGCGCCACGGCAAGGTGGTGTTCTACGACTACGACGAGATCGAGTACCTCACCGACTGCAACTTCCGCCGCGTGCCCCCGCCGCGCAACGAAGAAGACGAGATGAGCGGCGAGATCTGGTACCACGTCGCCAAGGGTGATGTGTTCCCCGAAACCTTCGGCCCCTTCCTGCTCGGCAACTCGCGCGTGCGCGAAGCCTTCATGCGCCACCACGCTGATCTGCTGGAGCCGGAGTTCTGGCAGCAGAACAAGGCGCGGATCAAGAGCGGGGAGGTGATTGATTTCTTTCCGTATGGGGTGCACCGGCGGTTCGAGGTCAATGGTGGGATCAGGGGTGCGTCCGAACTGGCCGATCCGGCGGCGGCGTTTGGCGAAACGCCAGCGCACCAGCCGGACACATCGTCGCCGGCCACGGTTGCGGAACCTTCGGAATGA
- a CDS encoding SDR family oxidoreductase encodes MATVLIIGASRGIGWELARQYVAAGDRVIATARDDAALERLRKLGAQALRVDVADAASISGLAWQLDGEKIDIALYVAGVTSHGDATQPPTREAFDAVMHANVLGAMQVIPQVAPSLAPGGRIGFMSSIMGRIDGVEGSRAWVYRVSKAALNMAVVSAQGAWPDAILVCLHPGWVQTDMGGASAPVTLEDSATGLRRVMAGLTARDRGAFLQYDGTRLPTW; translated from the coding sequence ATGGCCACGGTTCTGATCATTGGCGCCTCGCGCGGCATCGGCTGGGAGCTGGCGCGGCAATACGTCGCCGCTGGCGACCGCGTGATCGCCACCGCGCGCGACGATGCCGCGCTCGAACGCCTGCGCAAACTGGGCGCACAGGCGCTGCGGGTCGACGTGGCCGACGCGGCCAGCATCAGCGGCCTGGCCTGGCAACTGGATGGCGAGAAGATCGACATCGCCCTGTACGTGGCCGGCGTCACCAGCCATGGCGACGCCACGCAGCCGCCCACGCGCGAGGCGTTCGATGCCGTGATGCACGCCAACGTGCTGGGCGCGATGCAGGTGATTCCGCAGGTGGCGCCGTCGCTGGCGCCGGGCGGGCGCATCGGGTTCATGTCCAGCATCATGGGCCGCATCGACGGCGTGGAAGGCAGTCGCGCCTGGGTGTACCGCGTGAGCAAGGCGGCGCTGAACATGGCGGTGGTGTCGGCGCAGGGCGCCTGGCCCGACGCCATCCTGGTATGCCTGCACCCCGGCTGGGTGCAGACCGACATGGGCGGCGCCAGCGCGCCGGTCACGCTCGAAGACAGCGCCACCGGCCTGCGCCGCGTGATGGCCGGCCTGACGGCGCGCGACCGGGGCGCTTTCCTGCAATACGATGGAACGCGGTTGCCGACTTGGTGA
- a CDS encoding type II toxin-antitoxin system VapB family antitoxin, which produces MRTTVTIDDALYEKALEVADPTMDKADLFREAVKTFVRVQAAKRLATLGAAAPKMTDVSRRRPGDAAA; this is translated from the coding sequence ATGCGAACGACTGTCACCATCGACGATGCGCTGTATGAAAAGGCACTTGAAGTGGCCGATCCGACCATGGACAAGGCCGATCTGTTTCGAGAGGCGGTCAAGACCTTCGTCCGCGTCCAGGCTGCCAAGCGCCTCGCCACGCTGGGCGCGGCCGCGCCCAAGATGACCGACGTGTCGCGCCGCCGCCCGGGCGATGCTGCCGCATGA
- a CDS encoding type II toxin-antitoxin system VapC family toxin produces the protein MSAVLVDTSVWVDHFRHGNDALTALLTTDQVLTHPLVVGEIACGSPPARSQTLSDLACLRPAQQASVGEALQFIERERLFGLGCGLVDILLLASTLMTPDAQLWTLDKRLATLADGFSVLHQPQVH, from the coding sequence ATGAGCGCCGTGCTGGTGGACACCTCCGTGTGGGTCGATCACTTCCGCCACGGCAATGACGCCTTGACGGCGCTGCTGACGACCGATCAGGTGCTGACGCATCCCCTCGTGGTGGGCGAAATCGCCTGCGGCTCGCCGCCCGCGCGCAGCCAGACCCTGTCCGATCTCGCTTGCCTGCGTCCTGCCCAACAAGCCAGCGTTGGCGAGGCCCTGCAGTTCATCGAGCGCGAGCGCCTGTTCGGCCTGGGTTGCGGGTTGGTCGACATCCTGCTGCTGGCCTCGACGCTGATGACGCCAGATGCGCAGTTGTGGACGCTGGACAAGCGCCTTGCGACTCTAGCCGACGGCTTTAGCGTACTTCATCAGCCGCAGGTGCACTGA
- a CDS encoding MSMEG_1061 family FMN-dependent PPOX-type flavoprotein — MIDSADALRRLYPQASARSLAKQLDRLDDTMRRFVAHAPLCVIASAGAAGEGLDSSPRGGRPGFVQVADERTLLIPDVTGNNRLDTLENLLVDPRIGLLFLIPGVNEVLRANGTARLRDEPEFTQRFAHPDVPKLPRLVIEVAVREAYLHCPKALLRSQMWSSDARVAPGSFPSMNAMLLAQLGPQVVTETDAQALDRYRTQLADEGLAHLVKG; from the coding sequence ATGATCGACTCCGCTGACGCCCTGCGCCGCCTGTACCCGCAGGCGTCGGCGCGCTCGCTCGCCAAGCAACTCGACCGGCTGGACGACACCATGCGCCGCTTCGTCGCGCACGCGCCCCTGTGCGTCATCGCCAGCGCGGGTGCGGCGGGCGAAGGGCTGGATTCGTCGCCCCGCGGCGGCCGGCCCGGCTTTGTGCAGGTGGCCGATGAACGCACGCTGCTGATCCCCGACGTGACCGGCAACAACCGGCTCGACACACTGGAGAACCTGCTCGTCGATCCGCGCATTGGCCTGCTGTTTCTGATCCCCGGCGTGAACGAAGTGCTGCGCGCCAACGGCACGGCACGTCTGCGCGACGAGCCCGAATTTACGCAACGCTTTGCCCACCCCGACGTGCCCAAGCTGCCACGCCTGGTGATCGAAGTCGCCGTGCGCGAGGCGTACCTGCACTGCCCCAAGGCGCTGCTGCGCTCGCAAATGTGGTCGTCCGACGCGCGCGTGGCGCCGGGCAGCTTTCCGTCGATGAACGCCATGCTGCTGGCGCAACTGGGGCCACAGGTGGTGACCGAAACCGACGCGCAGGCGCTGGACCGCTACCGCACGCAGCTGGCCGACGAAGGGCTGGCCCATCTGGTGAAGGGATAG
- a CDS encoding isovaleryl-CoA dehydrogenase, whose product MSNLPGLNFQLGEDIDALRDAVRDFAQAEIAPRAAEVDKSDQFPMDLWPKMGELGVLGITVPEEYGGSNMGYLAHMIAMEEISRASASIGLSYGAHSNLCVNQIKRNGSDAQKAKYLPKLVSGQHVGALAMSEPGAGSDVISMKLKAEDKGGYYLLNGTKMWITNGPDADTMVVYAKTEPELGARGVTAFIVEKGMKGFSTAQKLDKLGMRGSHTGEMVFDNVEVPEANILGGLNQGAKVLMSGLDYERAVLAGGPIGIMQAVMDNVIPYIHDRKQFGQSIGEFQLVQGKVADMYTVLQAGRAFLYTIGKNLDALGAAHVRQVRKDCASVILWTAEMATKMAGDGIQLFGGNGYINEYPLGRLWRDAKLYEIGAGTSEIRRMLIGRELFAETM is encoded by the coding sequence ATGAGCAACCTGCCCGGCCTGAACTTCCAGCTTGGTGAAGACATCGACGCGCTGCGCGACGCCGTGCGTGACTTCGCGCAGGCCGAGATCGCCCCGCGCGCCGCCGAGGTCGACAAGAGCGACCAGTTCCCGATGGACCTGTGGCCCAAGATGGGCGAGCTGGGTGTGCTGGGCATCACCGTGCCCGAGGAATACGGCGGCAGCAACATGGGCTATCTGGCGCACATGATCGCCATGGAAGAAATCAGCCGCGCCAGCGCGTCGATTGGCCTGAGCTACGGCGCGCACAGCAACCTGTGCGTAAACCAGATCAAGCGCAACGGCAGCGACGCGCAAAAGGCCAAGTATTTGCCCAAGCTGGTCAGCGGTCAGCACGTGGGCGCCCTCGCCATGAGCGAGCCGGGCGCGGGCAGCGACGTCATCAGCATGAAGCTCAAGGCCGAAGACAAGGGCGGCTACTACCTGCTGAACGGCACCAAGATGTGGATCACCAACGGCCCCGATGCCGACACCATGGTGGTCTATGCCAAGACCGAGCCCGAACTGGGCGCGCGTGGCGTCACCGCCTTCATCGTTGAAAAAGGCATGAAGGGCTTTTCCACCGCGCAAAAGCTCGACAAGCTGGGCATGCGCGGCAGCCACACCGGTGAGATGGTGTTTGATAACGTGGAAGTGCCCGAGGCCAACATCCTCGGCGGCCTGAACCAGGGCGCCAAGGTGCTGATGAGCGGCCTGGACTACGAACGTGCGGTGCTGGCCGGCGGCCCCATCGGCATCATGCAGGCGGTGATGGACAACGTCATCCCCTACATCCACGACCGCAAGCAGTTCGGCCAGAGCATCGGCGAATTCCAGCTGGTGCAGGGCAAGGTGGCGGATATGTACACCGTGCTGCAGGCCGGCCGCGCCTTTCTCTACACCATCGGCAAGAACTTGGACGCGCTGGGCGCCGCCCACGTGCGCCAGGTGCGCAAGGACTGCGCCAGCGTCATCCTGTGGACGGCCGAAATGGCCACCAAGATGGCCGGCGACGGCATCCAGCTGTTCGGCGGCAACGGCTACATCAACGAATACCCGCTGGGGCGCCTGTGGCGCGATGCCAAGCTGTATGAGATTGGCGCCGGCACGTCGGAGATTCGCCGCATGCTGATCGGGCGGGAGTTGTTCGCCGAGACGATGTAA
- a CDS encoding HNH endonuclease, with translation MTDPALAFDRSSITDAESVMTAAVPDSEVRQEVLRCLLRTIDRVEALAPGAWSVTMREGGFRLNVGQVEALTCDTAVMWPFRTSDHRSVMWPFPPSNNRSFSPETEVEDVDVNVDEQDEQGAIAYWVRVLTQGDLPAAVLEATQADDAGIYAVPASYKSVPLPQHAVEIDVSSTARFRRWFDTISEAQGRYISLAVQTPTGKIRTTTPFKRTHSPGLVEYARAFCATPQVEPSPPDDETAQQTNDHGQVDYFEGRPTLVQSTRYERDASARRACLAHHGCACVACGFDFGKAYGPVAERYIQVHHLTPLASMEPNSVTNAISDLRPLCANCHAVAHFKSPPYSVDEIKAFLNQEPKHE, from the coding sequence ATGACCGATCCAGCCCTTGCTTTTGATCGTTCTTCTATTACGGACGCCGAGTCAGTGATGACGGCGGCGGTTCCGGACTCCGAGGTGCGGCAGGAGGTGCTTCGCTGCCTCCTCAGGACGATTGATCGCGTGGAAGCTCTAGCGCCAGGTGCTTGGTCGGTCACGATGCGCGAAGGCGGGTTTCGGTTGAATGTGGGGCAAGTTGAAGCCTTGACATGTGACACCGCTGTGATGTGGCCCTTCCGAACGTCAGATCATCGGTCTGTCATGTGGCCCTTTCCACCATCAAACAATCGGTCTTTTTCGCCAGAGACAGAAGTTGAAGATGTTGACGTGAATGTGGACGAGCAAGACGAACAGGGAGCCATTGCGTATTGGGTCAGGGTTTTGACACAGGGCGATCTGCCAGCAGCCGTGCTAGAGGCAACACAGGCAGACGACGCGGGCATATACGCGGTGCCTGCCAGCTACAAGAGCGTTCCACTGCCCCAGCATGCCGTGGAAATCGATGTCAGCTCAACGGCCAGATTCAGGCGGTGGTTTGACACGATCTCGGAGGCGCAAGGACGCTATATCTCGCTTGCAGTGCAGACGCCCACGGGGAAAATCCGGACAACTACACCCTTCAAGCGGACACATTCACCCGGACTGGTGGAGTACGCAAGGGCATTTTGTGCGACGCCCCAAGTTGAACCGTCACCCCCTGATGATGAAACTGCGCAGCAGACCAACGATCACGGCCAAGTCGATTATTTCGAAGGCCGCCCGACCTTGGTCCAATCAACCCGATATGAGCGTGACGCCAGCGCTCGGCGCGCATGTTTGGCCCACCATGGCTGCGCTTGCGTCGCCTGTGGTTTCGACTTCGGAAAGGCGTACGGACCTGTCGCTGAGCGCTACATCCAAGTTCACCACCTTACGCCGTTGGCCTCGATGGAGCCAAATTCGGTGACCAATGCCATATCCGACCTTCGGCCGTTATGTGCGAATTGCCATGCGGTGGCGCACTTCAAGAGTCCCCCATATTCCGTAGACGAAATCAAAGCCTTTCTTAATCAGGAGCCTAAGCATGAGTGA